A portion of the Suricata suricatta isolate VVHF042 chromosome 11, meerkat_22Aug2017_6uvM2_HiC, whole genome shotgun sequence genome contains these proteins:
- the CST6 gene encoding cystatin-M — MAYPNFSRALGLGLLALCLLALPRDARARPAERLVGGRQDLSPSDPQVQKAAQAALASYNMGSNSLYYFRDTKILKAQSQLVAGIKYYLTMEMGSTACRKSVATGDGVDLTTCPLATGVEEEKLRCDFEILVIPWENSSQLLKHDCVTIS, encoded by the exons ATGGCTTACCCCAACTTCTCTCGGGCCCTGGGCCTGGGTCTGCTCGCGCTCTGCCTCCTGGCGCTGCCCCGCGACGCCCGTGCTCGCCCGGCGGAACGCTTAGTCGGAGGACGCCAGGACCTGTCACCCAGTGACCCGCAGGTGCAGAAGGCAGCGCAGGCGGCCTTGGCCAGCTACAACATGGGCAGCAACAGCCTCTACTACTTCCGAGACACCAAGATCCTCAAGGCCCAGAGTCAG CTGGTGGCCGGCATCAAGTATTACCTGACCATGGAGATGGGGAGCACTGCCTGCCGCAAGAGCGTGGCCACTGGAGACGGCGTGGACCTCACCACCTGCCCCCTGGCCacaggagtggaggaggag aAACTGCGCTGTGACTTTGAGATCCTCGTGATCCCCTGGGAGAATTCCTCCCAGCTTCTAAAGCATGACTGTGTGACCATATCCTAG
- the CATSPER1 gene encoding cation channel sperm-associated protein 1 isoform X2 codes for MDQPSSAKTAQNEADTNNLDVLSHPNSPMPHHRPGHSEEHHRGSYQDHVLHGHQTEHHHGHRAGHHHHGKHHHSAHYGHHGHQRSGENLHRSSQVFGPHRPHSVARPSFVSAHSHGAALQPSMAHVQHSGFSLSPSHSIGHLYASQVSSKFFPQDSSSTASLRTWEEEDEQFHKHKTTRAQRAHKKRHTMDLFYKLWEKLGYFFQHLRGMIRNLTESLPFEGFIFFIVSLNTVMLVAQTFAEVESLREWFFMALDSIFLCIYVIEAVLKIIALGLNYFSDSWNILDFFIMITAVLDFMLLQFNYFSFIYHQSVFRIFKVFKSLRALRAFRVLRKFSFLPSLQGLTGILAQSLPSIGAILILMFTCLFLFSVVLRALFHQSDPKRFQNIFTTIFTLFTMLTLDDWSLIYLDNRAQGAWYIIPILMIYIIIQYFIFLNLVIAVLVDNFQMALLRGVEKEKQEADQIQEKLLDYSLIDLSKPEPEKIVSEDTKQKQHFEQKFETLSEKQQELLLHFLQLVAGVEHHQQKFRSQASVLDEVVDAAFEVGDEDFRK; via the exons ATGGATCAACCCTCGTCGGCTAAAACAGCTCAAAATGAGGCAGACACCAATAATTTGGATGTATTATCTCACCCCAACTCACCAATGCCACATCACAGGCCAGGCCATAGTGAAGAACACCACCGCG GGTCCTACCAGGATCACGTACTTCACGGCCACCAAACTGAGCACCACCACGGCCACCGTGCAGGGCACCACCACCATGGCAAGCACCACCATTCTGCACACTATGGTCATCATGGACATCAGCGCTCCGGGGAGAACCTTCACAGGAGCTCCCAAGTCTTTGGCCCACACAGGCCTCACAGTGTGGCCAGACCCTCCTTTGTCTCGGCCCATTCTCACGGAGCAGCCCTCCAGCCTAGCATGGCACATGTGCAGCACTCAGGCTTCAGCTTGAGTCCTTCCCACAGCATTGGGCACTTGTATGCCTCCCAGGTGTCCAGCAAATTCTTTCCTCAGGACTCCTCCTCTACTGCATCCTTGAGAACCTGGGAAGAAGAAGATGAGCAATTTCATAAGCATAAAA CCACCAGAGCTCAGCGGGCCCACAAGAAGCGGCACACCATGGACCTCTTCTACAAGCTGTGGGAAAAATTAGGCTACTTCTTTCAGCACCTCCGGGGAATGATTAGGAACCTAACTGAATCTCTACCCTTTGaaggcttcattttcttcattgtcaGCCTCAACACTGTCATGCTTGTGGCTCAGACCTTCGCCGAAGTCGAGTCCCTGCGTG AGTGGTTCTTCATGGCCTTGGACTCCATTTTCCTCTGCATCTACGTAATAGAAGCCGTGCTCAAGATCATTGCTCTAGGCCTCAATTATTTTTCTGACTCCTGGAACATTTTGG ACTTCTTCATCATGATCACGGCTGTGCTGGACTTCATGCTCTTGCAGTTCAACTACTTCTCCTTCATCTACCACCAAAGTGTCTTCCGGATCTTCAAGGTCTTCAAGAGCCTGCGGGCCCTGAGGGCCTTCCGGGTCCTGCGAAAGTTCAG CTTCCTGCCCAGCCTCCAGGGACTGACGGGGATTCTGGCCCAGTCCTTGCCTTCCATCGGGGCCATCCTCATCCTCATGTTTACCTGCCTCT TCCTCTTCTCTGTGGTGCTCCGGGCTCTGTTCCATCAATCTGACCCCAAGCGCTTCCAGAACATCTTCACCACCATCTTCACCCTCTTCACCATGCTCACCCTGGATGACTGGTCCCTCATCTACCTGGACAACCGGGCCCAGG GCGCCTGGTACATCATCCCTATTCTCATGATTTACATCATTATCCAATACTTCATCTTCCTCAA CCTGGTGATTGCCGTCCTGGTGGATAACTTCCAGATGGCTCTGCTCAGAGGcgtggagaaagaaaagcaggag GCCGACCAGATCCAGGAGAAGCTGCTGGATTACTCACTGATAGACCTCAGCAAACCAG AGCCTGAAAAGATAGTGAGTGAAGACACCAAACAGAAGCAGCACTTTGAACAGAAATTTGAGACATTAAGTGAGAA gcagcAGGAGCTCCTGTTGCACTTCCTGCAACTGGTGGCCGGGGTGGAGCATCATCAACAGAAATTCCGCTCCCAGGCCTCCGTCCTGGATGAGGTTGTGGACGCGGCGTTTGAG GTTGGGGACGAGGACTTCAGGAAGTGA
- the CATSPER1 gene encoding cation channel sperm-associated protein 1 isoform X1 produces the protein MDQPSSAKTAQNEADTNNLDVLSHPNSPMPHHRPGHSEEHHRGSYQDHVLHGHQTEHHHGHRAGHHHHGKHHHSAHYGHHGHQRSGENLHRSSQVFGPHRPHSVARPSFVSAHSHGAALQPSMAHVQHSGFSLSPSHSIGHLYASQVSSKFFPQDSSSTASLRTWEEEDEQFHKHKTTRAQRAHKKRHTMDLFYKLWEKLGYFFQHLRGMIRNLTESLPFEGFIFFIVSLNTVMLVAQTFAEVESLREWFFMALDSIFLCIYVIEAVLKIIALGLNYFSDSWNILDFFIMITAVLDFMLLQFNYFSFIYHQSVFRIFKVFKSLRALRAFRVLRKFSFLPSLQGLTGILAQSLPSIGAILILMFTCLFLFSVVLRALFHQSDPKRFQNIFTTIFTLFTMLTLDDWSLIYLDNRAQGAWYIIPILMIYIIIQYFIFLNLVIAVLVDNFQMALLRGVEKEKQEKADQIQEKLLDYSLIDLSKPEPEKIVSEDTKQKQHFEQKFETLSEKQQELLLHFLQLVAGVEHHQQKFRSQASVLDEVVDAAFEVGDEDFRK, from the exons ATGGATCAACCCTCGTCGGCTAAAACAGCTCAAAATGAGGCAGACACCAATAATTTGGATGTATTATCTCACCCCAACTCACCAATGCCACATCACAGGCCAGGCCATAGTGAAGAACACCACCGCG GGTCCTACCAGGATCACGTACTTCACGGCCACCAAACTGAGCACCACCACGGCCACCGTGCAGGGCACCACCACCATGGCAAGCACCACCATTCTGCACACTATGGTCATCATGGACATCAGCGCTCCGGGGAGAACCTTCACAGGAGCTCCCAAGTCTTTGGCCCACACAGGCCTCACAGTGTGGCCAGACCCTCCTTTGTCTCGGCCCATTCTCACGGAGCAGCCCTCCAGCCTAGCATGGCACATGTGCAGCACTCAGGCTTCAGCTTGAGTCCTTCCCACAGCATTGGGCACTTGTATGCCTCCCAGGTGTCCAGCAAATTCTTTCCTCAGGACTCCTCCTCTACTGCATCCTTGAGAACCTGGGAAGAAGAAGATGAGCAATTTCATAAGCATAAAA CCACCAGAGCTCAGCGGGCCCACAAGAAGCGGCACACCATGGACCTCTTCTACAAGCTGTGGGAAAAATTAGGCTACTTCTTTCAGCACCTCCGGGGAATGATTAGGAACCTAACTGAATCTCTACCCTTTGaaggcttcattttcttcattgtcaGCCTCAACACTGTCATGCTTGTGGCTCAGACCTTCGCCGAAGTCGAGTCCCTGCGTG AGTGGTTCTTCATGGCCTTGGACTCCATTTTCCTCTGCATCTACGTAATAGAAGCCGTGCTCAAGATCATTGCTCTAGGCCTCAATTATTTTTCTGACTCCTGGAACATTTTGG ACTTCTTCATCATGATCACGGCTGTGCTGGACTTCATGCTCTTGCAGTTCAACTACTTCTCCTTCATCTACCACCAAAGTGTCTTCCGGATCTTCAAGGTCTTCAAGAGCCTGCGGGCCCTGAGGGCCTTCCGGGTCCTGCGAAAGTTCAG CTTCCTGCCCAGCCTCCAGGGACTGACGGGGATTCTGGCCCAGTCCTTGCCTTCCATCGGGGCCATCCTCATCCTCATGTTTACCTGCCTCT TCCTCTTCTCTGTGGTGCTCCGGGCTCTGTTCCATCAATCTGACCCCAAGCGCTTCCAGAACATCTTCACCACCATCTTCACCCTCTTCACCATGCTCACCCTGGATGACTGGTCCCTCATCTACCTGGACAACCGGGCCCAGG GCGCCTGGTACATCATCCCTATTCTCATGATTTACATCATTATCCAATACTTCATCTTCCTCAA CCTGGTGATTGCCGTCCTGGTGGATAACTTCCAGATGGCTCTGCTCAGAGGcgtggagaaagaaaagcaggag AAGGCCGACCAGATCCAGGAGAAGCTGCTGGATTACTCACTGATAGACCTCAGCAAACCAG AGCCTGAAAAGATAGTGAGTGAAGACACCAAACAGAAGCAGCACTTTGAACAGAAATTTGAGACATTAAGTGAGAA gcagcAGGAGCTCCTGTTGCACTTCCTGCAACTGGTGGCCGGGGTGGAGCATCATCAACAGAAATTCCGCTCCCAGGCCTCCGTCCTGGATGAGGTTGTGGACGCGGCGTTTGAG GTTGGGGACGAGGACTTCAGGAAGTGA